The Clostridia bacterium genome includes a region encoding these proteins:
- a CDS encoding DUF1670 domain-containing protein, which translates to MQWIFLASTGTVSRVVGQYQRQHQVILPCLGTVLDMGHMLTRKDLVIRLHVQGLCALEIARQTHHRPPVSGRLPQGLRLRTDTRPIWPKSQAHGYCPRPGGIRNLRVAGPYWDLPERHQYHT; encoded by the coding sequence TTGCAGTGGATATTTCTGGCCTCCACCGGGACAGTATCAAGAGTCGTTGGTCAATACCAAAGGCAGCATCAGGTCATTCTGCCCTGCCTGGGCACCGTGCTGGACATGGGTCATATGCTTACCCGCAAGGACCTGGTGATCCGTCTCCACGTGCAGGGCCTCTGTGCTCTAGAAATCGCCCGGCAGACCCATCACCGTCCCCCGGTCAGTGGACGCCTACCTCAAGGCCTTCGGCTCCGTACCGATACTAGACCTATATGGCCTAAATCCCAAGCTCATGGCTACTGTCCTCGGCCGGGGGGAATCCGTAATCTACGAGTAGCTGGACCCTATTGGGACCTACCTGAAAGACATCAATACCATACGTGA
- a CDS encoding ABC transporter permease: MIEMDFYTVFWREMIVLKRTFHKFFASRLVSPLLYLVTFGWGLGRGIRMDGGNYLEFVVPGLIALSGMNTSFNAVGISLNISRLYYKTLEEYLIAPLSAGSFVLGQVLAGTVRGLIASLIILGLAFLFGARLAINGWFFVIIVLTCFLFASLGVVAAMTINSHEDMSNFSTFVILPMSFLSGTFFLPDRLPQGVAYLIKALPLTHASYALRALAQGQGLLPVSLAVLASYTALLFIAAVVVVQRVR, from the coding sequence ATGATTGAGATGGATTTCTATACGGTCTTCTGGCGGGAAATGATTGTTCTTAAGCGCACTTTCCATAAATTTTTTGCTTCACGATTGGTGAGCCCCTTGCTGTACTTAGTGACTTTCGGCTGGGGCCTGGGGCGGGGCATTCGCATGGACGGGGGCAACTACCTAGAATTTGTGGTACCTGGCCTCATCGCCCTTTCAGGCATGAACACAAGCTTTAACGCCGTAGGCATTTCCCTGAACATCAGCCGCTTATACTATAAAACCTTAGAAGAATACCTGATTGCTCCCTTGAGCGCTGGTTCTTTTGTTTTAGGTCAAGTCCTGGCAGGTACGGTGCGTGGCCTGATTGCTTCTTTAATTATCCTGGGCCTGGCGTTCTTATTCGGGGCGAGATTAGCCATTAACGGCTGGTTTTTCGTGATAATAGTTTTAACCTGTTTTCTCTTTGCCTCTTTAGGAGTAGTGGCGGCCATGACCATCAACTCCCATGAGGATATGTCCAACTTCTCTACTTTTGTTATCTTGCCCATGTCTTTTTTGAGCGGTACCTTTTTCCTGCCGGACCGCCTGCCCCAGGGCGTGGCTTACCTTATTAAAGCCCTACCCTTGACCCATGCCAGCTACGCCCTGCGGGCCCTAGCTCAGGGCCAGGGGCTCCTGCCCGTCTCCCTCGCAGTGCTGGCCAGCTACACAGCTTTATTGTTCATTGCTGCCGTAGTAGTCGTGCAGAGGGTACGGTAA
- a CDS encoding site-specific integrase: MCKQFGIHVSGPLEPFVSGFLDELARQGYSAWSATSYLVVMRHLSCWLGDQEFAVAELTPQRVQEFVAERRACGYAKGRSTGGMVRVLINYLSSIGAIPEVMPRVPEVHLAWVLDDFTTYLLSQRGLAQGTIHWYRYVVHRFLSACGIDGVNGLEGLTTDKVTTFILAESRRRGAGSLNNMAVALRAFLRFLYLQGHISLSLEAAVLPAPGWRDTGLSRALSREQVAQLLASCDRHTNTGRRNFAIMTMLARLGLRSKEVASLTLDDVDWRSGEILVAGKGNRYDRLPLPVDVGEALADYCHQARPDSSWRAVFLHIRAPYAALSGSSIHDIVKRACVQAGLPPAGAHRLRHSAATAMRRAGAPLLEIGQVLRHGHPRTTAHYAKDDLGALAGIARQWPGGGAI; the protein is encoded by the coding sequence GTCTCCGGCCCATTAGAGCCCTTCGTTTCCGGGTTCTTGGATGAATTGGCTCGACAGGGATATTCTGCCTGGTCGGCAACCTCTTATCTGGTCGTGATGAGGCATCTAAGTTGTTGGCTAGGCGATCAGGAATTCGCGGTCGCGGAACTTACACCGCAGCGGGTGCAGGAGTTTGTTGCTGAGCGACGGGCATGTGGTTACGCGAAGGGGCGCTCAACTGGTGGGATGGTACGGGTGCTCATCAACTATCTCAGTAGTATTGGTGCTATACCCGAGGTGATGCCGCGTGTTCCCGAGGTGCACCTAGCGTGGGTTTTGGACGACTTCACCACGTATTTGCTGAGCCAACGCGGTTTGGCCCAGGGGACCATCCACTGGTATCGGTATGTGGTGCATCGGTTCCTGTCCGCTTGTGGAATCGACGGCGTGAACGGTTTGGAAGGTCTGACGACCGATAAGGTTACTACATTTATCCTTGCGGAGTCCAGGCGCCGTGGCGCGGGATCGCTTAACAACATGGCGGTCGCTTTACGGGCATTTTTGCGCTTTCTCTATCTGCAAGGTCACATATCGTTATCGCTGGAGGCTGCGGTGCTCCCCGCCCCAGGCTGGCGTGACACCGGACTGTCGCGCGCCTTATCCAGGGAACAGGTGGCGCAATTACTCGCCAGTTGCGACCGTCATACCAATACGGGTCGTCGCAATTTCGCGATTATGACCATGCTGGCGCGGCTCGGCTTGCGGTCCAAAGAGGTGGCATCGCTGACGCTAGATGATGTAGACTGGCGCAGCGGAGAGATCCTGGTGGCCGGTAAGGGCAACCGCTATGATCGGCTCCCATTACCAGTGGATGTCGGCGAGGCTCTAGCTGATTATTGCCACCAGGCTCGTCCTGACAGCAGCTGGCGCGCCGTATTTCTGCATATCCGCGCGCCCTATGCCGCCCTGTCGGGTTCCTCTATCCACGACATCGTAAAGAGGGCCTGCGTTCAGGCAGGTCTACCACCTGCAGGTGCACACCGGCTACGACATAGCGCGGCGACGGCAATGCGCCGAGCCGGTGCACCGTTGTTGGAGATTGGTCAGGTTCTAAGGCACGGCCATCCAAGGACTACTGCCCATTACGCCAAGGATGACCTTGGCGCCTTGGCCGGAATCGCCCGGCAATGGCCAGGTGGTGGTGCCATATGA